From the genome of Sphingobacterium kitahiroshimense, one region includes:
- a CDS encoding DUF2089 family protein yields MFNNTFIKFILLLIIFIFIEEMKKFPNICPSCDTKLEVSKLTCSSCNTEVSGKFMLPIWTQLTLEEQDFVLEFLLKSGSLKEMASQLGKSYPTVRNKLDDLIDKLLGLKNND; encoded by the coding sequence ATGTTTAATAATACTTTTATAAAATTTATATTATTATTAATAATATTTATATTTATAGAAGAGATGAAAAAATTTCCAAACATATGCCCTAGCTGTGATACAAAATTAGAGGTCAGTAAATTAACTTGTTCTTCATGCAATACTGAGGTTAGCGGTAAATTTATGTTGCCAATTTGGACGCAATTAACTCTTGAGGAACAGGATTTTGTACTTGAGTTTTTATTAAAATCAGGAAGTCTGAAAGAGATGGCAAGTCAATTAGGCAAGAGTTATCCTACCGTAAGAAATAAGTTAGATGATCTTATTGATAAGTTATTGGGTTTAAAAAATAATGATTAG